In a single window of the Nicotiana tomentosiformis chromosome 8, ASM39032v3, whole genome shotgun sequence genome:
- the LOC138898225 gene encoding uncharacterized protein, whose product MAPYEALYGRRCRSPVGWFELAEVSLIYPEFVCEALEKGQLIRERLKAAQSCQKSYSDKRHRDLEFMVRDKVFLKVSPIKGVMRFGKKGKLSPRFIRPYEILEKKRNVAYELALPVELSSVHPVFHVSMLRKYIYDESHIIPADTIEIKESLTYEELPIEILDSQVRKLRTKDIASVKVLWSNHDSKEST is encoded by the coding sequence ATGGCTCCTTATGAAGCGTTGTATGGGCGAagatgtaggtctccagtgggttggtttgaactaGCAGAGGTGTCATTGATTTACCCAGAGTTTGTTTGTGAGGCATTAGAGAAAGGCCAGCTAATCAGAGAAAGACTAAAAGCGGCCCAGAGTTGTCAAAAGTCCTATTCTGACAAGAGGCATCGTGACTTAGAGTTCATGGTTCGTGACAAGGTGTTTTTGAAAGTTTCACCAATAAAAGGAGttatgaggtttggcaagaaagggaAACTTAGTCCTAGATTTATCAGACCTTATGAAAttctagaaaagaaaagaaacgtGGCTTATGAGCTAGCGCTGCCCGTTGAGTTGTCCTCTGTTCATcctgtctttcatgtgtctatgcttaggAAGTACATTTATGATGAGTCGCATATAATACCTGCCGATACCATAGAAATTAAAGAAAGCTTGACTTATGAAGAATTACCTATAGAAATTCTCGATAGTCAAGTAAGAAAGTTGAGAACAAAAGATATAGCAtcggtaaaagttttgtggagtAATCATGATTCAAAAGAGTCTACGTGA